The following coding sequences are from one Pelmatolapia mariae isolate MD_Pm_ZW linkage group LG4, Pm_UMD_F_2, whole genome shotgun sequence window:
- the ubfd1 gene encoding ubiquitin domain-containing protein UBFD1 isoform X2 encodes MATQDGSEEVIMETEAKPKEAESLGEDVEKGGAEATSHTDAGNSTTQDSNISNGDDTEDKETVDLKIIWNKNKYDLKIPVDSTGAKLKESIHSLTGLPPAMQKVMYKGLLPEDKTLREIKITNGAKIMVVGSTINDVLAVNTPKEVIQQEVKAEENKKEPLCRQKQHRKVLDKGKPDDIMPAIKGAKERLPTVPLSGMYNKSGGKVRLTFKLEQDQLWIGTKERTEKVPMGSIKNIVSEPIEGHEDYHMMAFQLGPTEASQYWVYWVPAQFVDAIKDTVLGKWQYF; translated from the exons ATGGCGACGCAGGATG GAAGTGAAGAAGTCATAATGGAAACTGAGGCAAAACCAAAAGAAGCTGAATCACTAGGTGAAGATGTTGAAAAAGGTGGTGCAGAAGCGACGTCTCACACAGATGCAGGAAACTCCACAACTCAGGACTCTAATATTAGCAATGGGGATGATACAGAGGACAAGGAAACAGTGGACTTGAAGATCATttggaacaaaaataaatatgatcTGAAAATTCCTGTTGATAGCACCGGAGCCAAACTAAAAGAGAGCATTCACTCACTCACTG gtCTTCCACCGGCAATGCAAAAAGTGATGTATAAAGGATTGCTTCCAGAAGACAAGACGCTACGTGAAATAAAGATTACAAATGGTGCAAAAATAATGGTAGTAGGATCTACAATAAATGATGTATTAGCTGTAAATACACCCAAAGAAGTCATCCAGCAGGAAGTTAAAGCTGAAGAAAACAAGAAGGAGCCTTTATGCAGGCAAAAG CAACATAGGAAAGTTTTGGACAAAGGTAAACCTGATGACATCATGCCAGCTATTAAAGGAGCAAAG GAACGATTACCAACAGTGCCTTTATCCGGAATGTATAACAAATCCGGAGGAAAAGTTAGACTCACATTCAAGCTGGAGCAAGATCAGTTGTGGATTGGAACAAAAG AGAGGACGGAGAAAGTCCCAATGGGCTCCATTAAAAACATAGTGTCTGAACCCATCGAAGGCCATGAGGACTATCACATGATG GCTTTTCAGCTGGGTCCAACGGAAGCTTCACAGTATTGGGTCTACTGGGTGCCTGCACAGTTTGTCGATGCAATCAAAGACACAGTCCTTGGAAAATGGCAGTATTTCTAA
- the zc3h7a gene encoding zinc finger CCCH domain-containing protein 7A isoform X2 — MSGACLDRRTRWQEIQKGLQFIQSTLPFPGSQEQYEVFIKDLVWNLFGEGNDVFREGEWTKSIEMYTEALSIADYAESEDICVQTGLLEKLYANRAAAYLNIVPGLYDQALEDCEKALRLNEGNYRALYRKAKALKELGRHQEAYEAVAKCSLAVPQDSSVTQLTQDLAKTLGLKIRKAYVRSKPALNVLRGSSYQDASCDKFSYGSDSVENIEIEVPQLTQDSSVLTPGPAPIQPPVAVHLPLNEAVVDELPSTNNISSVPSSEPPGFESVALPVSASTSDPLPALTFVNGCRASKPYPILDTSQDFDTDIIGDDLDDLLDQAGPESTMVIPTVKGPLPLPASIASGSSMSSPFLMPSHINPFLPSGPHQCTVTLPPLYHKSGSSAYFGMDTFDPISPPLDSLDSLSISDYKPVSDYAPSAFIPQINNNDTPMGMAVGMPDVKGLPAAVDLAKNPLAETHEFKQACSVCYVKTGPGVLDYTLHTEDHKCKKDVLLGRIKHLPDKTWKLIRPRPTKTQYVGPYYICKEVAVGKDCLYPGHCTFAYCQEEIDVWTLERKGFISRELLFDPFGPNSNVRLTVPKILQEHHGIFMFLCGVCFDHKPRIISKTNKDDPSLCSHPVTKHDFEDHKCLVHILKENTVRYSKIRPLSPHCQLDLCRHEVRYGCVREDDCFYAHSLIELKVWMMQHELGITHENIVQEANKFWNATASLQGAQLPSTLRRFGPPNLKMMFVCGQCWRNGQLSEADKNKKYCTAKARHTWAKDRRVVLVSSHERKKWTTVRTLPTKKPIPSQFEICMHVTAGKKCQYIGNCTFAHSVEERDLWTYMKENNIGDMDQLYEQWLQSQRPGWGDETSTNSVRENGKQIHMPTDYAEEVAGNHCWLCGKNCNSEKQWQQHITSEKHKERVFNSEDDQNCWQYRFPTGTFKVCERFLKGTCTEDDLCKLAHGEQELKEWRERREFLLMKLAKATKDHLIAPNDNDFGKYSFLLKDIK; from the exons atCAACCCTTCCATTTCCTGGGAGTCAGGAGCAGTATGAG GTGTTCATAAAGGACCTTGTGTGGAATCTGTTTGGAGAAGGAAACGACGTGTTTAGGGAAGGAGAATGGACAAAATCCATCGAGATGTATACTGAAGCACTGAGTATAGCAGATTATGCTGAATCAGAAGATATCTGTGTTCAAACAGGTTTACTAGAAAAGCTGTATGCAAATCGAGCTGCGGCATACCTAAATATTGTTCCG GGACTCTATGACCAAGCACTAGAAGACTGTGAAAAGGCTCTCCGGTTGAATGAGGGCAACTACAGAGCTCTGTACAGAAAAGCAAAAGCCTTGAAAGAGTTGGGGCGACATCAAGAGGCCTATGAGGCTGTTGCCAAATGCTCTCTAGCAGTGCCTCAG GACTCCAGTGTCACACAGCTGACTCAGGACCTTGCCAAAACTTTGGGGTTGAAAATCCGTAAAGCTTATGTGAGGAGTAAG cctGCCTTGAATGTTTTGAGAGGATCAAGTTATCAAGATGCATCATGTGACAAG TTTTCTTATGGCTCAGATTCGGTTGAAAATATAGAAATTG AAGTGCCTCAGTTAACCCAGGATAGCAGTGTTTTGACTCCAGGACCAGCTCCCATCCAACCTCCGGTGGCAGTGCACCTACCTCTGAATGAAGCAGTGGTGGATGAACTCCCCTCTACCAACAATATTTCATCTGTCCCCTCGTCGGAACCTCCGGGCTTCGAATCTGTCGCCCTGCCTGTGTCTGCATCCACGTCCGATCCCCTCCCTGCACTCACATTCGTAAATGGGTGCCGAGCCAGTAAGCCTTACCCAATTCTTGATACTAGTCAAGATTTTGATACAGACATCATTGGGGACGACCTAGATGATCTTCTGGACCAAGCTGGCCCCGAATCTACTATG GTTATTCCTACGGTGAAGGGGCCTCTTCCTTTACCTGCCAGTATTGCCTCAGGCAGTTCCATGTCAAGTCCATTCCTGATGCCATCGCACATCAACCCTTTTCTCCCCAGTGGTCCACATCAGTGCACTGTAACGCTGCCACCTCTCTATCACAAGTCGGGGTCAAGTGCGTATTTTGGTATGGACACTTTTGACCCCATTTCACCACCACTGGACTCTCTGGATAGTCTCAGCATATCAGACTATAAACCAG TTTCAGATTATGCTCCAAGTGCATTCATTCCACAG ATCAACAATAATGACACCCCAATGGGGATGGCTGTGGGTATGCCTGATGTGAaaggcctccctgctgctgttgaTTTAGCAAAGAACCCCCTAGCTGAAACACATGAATTCAAACAAGCCTGTTCAGTGTGCTATGTCAAAACTG GGCCTGGAGTGTTGGATTACACACTTCATACGGAAGACCATAAATGCAAAAAGGATGTATTACTTGGCAGAATCAAGCATTTGCCAGACAAAACATGGAAACTCATTCGACCCAGACCAACAAAAACTCAATATGTTGGACCTTATTACATTTGCAAag AGGTGGCTGTTGGAAAAGATTGCTTGTATCCTGGCCACTGCACATTTGCATACTGCCAAGAAGAAATTGATGTTTGGACTCTGGAGCGGAAAGGATTTATCTCCAGAGAACTGCTTTTCGATCCTTTTGGGCCAAACTCCAACGTCAGGTTGACTGTTCCCAAGATCTTACAGGAGCATCATGGGATATTCATGTTTCTCTGTGgg GTGTGCTTTGACCACAAACCCAGAATAATCAGCAAGACCAACAAAGATGACCCTTCACTTTGTTCTCATCCTGTGACAAAGCATGACTTTGAGGATCATAA GTGCCTGGTCCACATTTTAAAAGAGAATACAGTCCGGTATTCCAAAATAAGACCCTTGAGTCCCCATTGCCAGCTGGATCTTTGTCGCCACGAAGTCCGGTACGGTTGCGTGAGAGAGGATGACTGTTTCTACGCCCACAGCCTCATCGAGCTGAAGGTCTGGATGATGCAGCATGAGCTTG GTATCACTCACGAAAACATTGTCCAAGAGGCTAATAAGTTTTGGAATGCAACAGCTTCATTGCAGGGAGCTCAG CTTCCCAGTACACTGAGAAGATTTGGGCCTCCGAATCTGAAGATGATGTTTGTTTGTGGCCAGTGCTGGAGAAACGGCCAACTAAGTGAAGCTGACAAAAACAAGAAGTATTGCACAGCCAAGGCAAGACATAC gTGGGCAAAAGACAGGCGGGTGGTGCTTGTAAGTTCCCATGAAAGGAAAAAGTGGACAACTGTAAGAACGCTTCCAACCAAAAAACCCATCCCATCTCAATTTGAG ATTTGCATGCATGTGACAGCTGGCAAGAAGTGTCAGTACATTGGGAACTGCACATTTGCTCACAGTGTGGAAGAAAGAGACCTTTGGACCTACATGAAGGAAAACAACA TTGGAGATATGGATCAACTTTATGAGCAATGGCTGCAGTCTCAAAGGCCTGGCTGGGGTGATGAAACTTCCACTAACTCGGTCAGGGAAAATGGGAAACAGATCCACATGCCAACTGACTACGCAGAGGAAGTG GCTGGCAATCATTGTTGGCTCTGTGGTAAAAACTGCAACAGTGAGAAGCAGTGGCAGCAGCATATCActtcagaaaaacacaaagaacgAGTTTTCAACTCTGAGGATGATCAGAATTGCTGGCAGTATCGATTTCCCACAGGCACTTTCAAAGTTTGTGAGAG GTTCCTCAAAGGCACGTGCACAGAGGATGACTTGTGTAAGCTGGCTCACGGGGAGCAGGAACTAAAAGAATGGAGGGAGCGCAGGGAATTCCTTTTGATGAAACTTGCCAAAGCCACAAAAGACCATCTTATAGCACCAAATGACAATGACTTTGGAAAATACAGTTTTCTGCTTAAAGACATTAAATAA
- the ubfd1 gene encoding ubiquitin domain-containing protein UBFD1 isoform X1 gives MLLRPSVGRRTILAVVSWNHPASCSIFATTYNGLYTIIMATQDGSEEVIMETEAKPKEAESLGEDVEKGGAEATSHTDAGNSTTQDSNISNGDDTEDKETVDLKIIWNKNKYDLKIPVDSTGAKLKESIHSLTGLPPAMQKVMYKGLLPEDKTLREIKITNGAKIMVVGSTINDVLAVNTPKEVIQQEVKAEENKKEPLCRQKQHRKVLDKGKPDDIMPAIKGAKERLPTVPLSGMYNKSGGKVRLTFKLEQDQLWIGTKERTEKVPMGSIKNIVSEPIEGHEDYHMMAFQLGPTEASQYWVYWVPAQFVDAIKDTVLGKWQYF, from the exons ATGTTGTTACGCCCGAGTGTGGGCAGAAGAACGATTTTAGCTGTTGTTTCCTGGAACCATCCTGCTTCCTGTAGTATCTTTGCCACAACCTACAACGGATTGTACACAATCATCATGGCGACGCAGGATG GAAGTGAAGAAGTCATAATGGAAACTGAGGCAAAACCAAAAGAAGCTGAATCACTAGGTGAAGATGTTGAAAAAGGTGGTGCAGAAGCGACGTCTCACACAGATGCAGGAAACTCCACAACTCAGGACTCTAATATTAGCAATGGGGATGATACAGAGGACAAGGAAACAGTGGACTTGAAGATCATttggaacaaaaataaatatgatcTGAAAATTCCTGTTGATAGCACCGGAGCCAAACTAAAAGAGAGCATTCACTCACTCACTG gtCTTCCACCGGCAATGCAAAAAGTGATGTATAAAGGATTGCTTCCAGAAGACAAGACGCTACGTGAAATAAAGATTACAAATGGTGCAAAAATAATGGTAGTAGGATCTACAATAAATGATGTATTAGCTGTAAATACACCCAAAGAAGTCATCCAGCAGGAAGTTAAAGCTGAAGAAAACAAGAAGGAGCCTTTATGCAGGCAAAAG CAACATAGGAAAGTTTTGGACAAAGGTAAACCTGATGACATCATGCCAGCTATTAAAGGAGCAAAG GAACGATTACCAACAGTGCCTTTATCCGGAATGTATAACAAATCCGGAGGAAAAGTTAGACTCACATTCAAGCTGGAGCAAGATCAGTTGTGGATTGGAACAAAAG AGAGGACGGAGAAAGTCCCAATGGGCTCCATTAAAAACATAGTGTCTGAACCCATCGAAGGCCATGAGGACTATCACATGATG GCTTTTCAGCTGGGTCCAACGGAAGCTTCACAGTATTGGGTCTACTGGGTGCCTGCACAGTTTGTCGATGCAATCAAAGACACAGTCCTTGGAAAATGGCAGTATTTCTAA
- the rmi2 gene encoding recQ-mediated genome instability protein 2 produces MLPPIHLPVIEVQFLCFYSEGIRRGRVLLPEKSAATTSGKRGEAGNEKAVASCPSLEASSSLSVMSKVEKTDVERTRPPPVKVLSGQLRAAGNWGNADSGAGCVIRLGRGRSLPVSLVWMQGTVLEVQQDRDTVLLMDETGTFIVQGVNNIPKGKPCLSQGKYVMVMGIIQAVSPEPVIRAVKMADLSELAALHRRMWKLEVDDLQQVLA; encoded by the exons ATGCTGCCTCCTATTCACCTGCCTGTGATTGAAGTTCAGTTTTTATGCTTTTACTCTGAAGGAATCAGGCGAGGACGTGTTTTATTGCCGGAAAAGAGTGCTGCCACGACTTCCGGTAAACGTGGGGAGGCGGGAAATGAAAAGGCTGTCGCAAGTTGTCCGTCGCTTGAAGCCAGCAGCAGTCTGTCAGTGATGTCCAAAGTAGAGAAGACAGACGTGGAAAGGACACGTCCCCCGCCTGTTAAAGTGCTGTCGGGACAGCTGAGGGCGGCAGGGAACTGGGGCAACGCTGATAGCGGGGCCGGCTGTGTAATTAGACTGGGCAGGGGACGCTCTTTGCCTGTCTCGCTGGTGTGGATGCAGGGGACTGTGCTGGAAGTCCAGCAGGACAGAGACACCGTGCTGCTGATGGATGAGACGGGGACTTTCATTGTTCAGGGTGTTAACAACATCCCCAAAGGGAAACCGTGCTTGTCCCAAG GGAAATATGTCATGGTGATGGGCATCATTCAGGCGGTCTCACCAGAGCCAGTCATCCGTGCAGTGAAGATGGCAGACCTCTCAGAGCTTGCTGCACTTCACAGACGGATGTGGAAGCTTGAGGTGGATGACCTGCAGCAGGTGCTGGCCTGA
- the zc3h7a gene encoding zinc finger CCCH domain-containing protein 7A isoform X1: MSGACLDRRTRWQEIQKGLQFIQSTLPFPGSQEQYEVFIKDLVWNLFGEGNDVFREGEWTKSIEMYTEALSIADYAESEDICVQTGLLEKLYANRAAAYLNIVPGLYDQALEDCEKALRLNEGNYRALYRKAKALKELGRHQEAYEAVAKCSLAVPQDSSVTQLTQDLAKTLGLKIRKAYVRSKPALNVLRGSSYQDASCDKFSYGSDSVENIEIEVPQLTQDSSVLTPGPAPIQPPVAVHLPLNEAVVDELPSTNNISSVPSSEPPGFESVALPVSASTSDPLPALTFVNGCRASKPYPILDTSQDFDTDIIGDDLDDLLDQAGPESTMVIPTVKGPLPLPASIASGSSMSSPFLMPSHINPFLPSGPHQCTVTLPPLYHKSGSSAYFGMDTFDPISPPLDSLDSLSISDYKPVSDYAPSAFIPQINNNDTPMGMAVGMPDVKGLPAAVDLAKNPLAETHEFKQACSVCYVKTGPGVLDYTLHTEDHKCKKDVLLGRIKHLPDKTWKLIRPRPTKTQYVGPYYICKEVAVGKDCLYPGHCTFAYCQEEIDVWTLERKGFISRELLFDPFGPNSNVRLTVPKILQEHHGIFMFLCGVCFDHKPRIISKTNKDDPSLCSHPVTKHDFEDHKCLVHILKENTVRYSKIRPLSPHCQLDLCRHEVRYGCVREDDCFYAHSLIELKVWMMQHELGITHENIVQEANKFWNATASLQGAQQLPSTLRRFGPPNLKMMFVCGQCWRNGQLSEADKNKKYCTAKARHTWAKDRRVVLVSSHERKKWTTVRTLPTKKPIPSQFEICMHVTAGKKCQYIGNCTFAHSVEERDLWTYMKENNIGDMDQLYEQWLQSQRPGWGDETSTNSVRENGKQIHMPTDYAEEVAGNHCWLCGKNCNSEKQWQQHITSEKHKERVFNSEDDQNCWQYRFPTGTFKVCERFLKGTCTEDDLCKLAHGEQELKEWRERREFLLMKLAKATKDHLIAPNDNDFGKYSFLLKDIK; the protein is encoded by the exons atCAACCCTTCCATTTCCTGGGAGTCAGGAGCAGTATGAG GTGTTCATAAAGGACCTTGTGTGGAATCTGTTTGGAGAAGGAAACGACGTGTTTAGGGAAGGAGAATGGACAAAATCCATCGAGATGTATACTGAAGCACTGAGTATAGCAGATTATGCTGAATCAGAAGATATCTGTGTTCAAACAGGTTTACTAGAAAAGCTGTATGCAAATCGAGCTGCGGCATACCTAAATATTGTTCCG GGACTCTATGACCAAGCACTAGAAGACTGTGAAAAGGCTCTCCGGTTGAATGAGGGCAACTACAGAGCTCTGTACAGAAAAGCAAAAGCCTTGAAAGAGTTGGGGCGACATCAAGAGGCCTATGAGGCTGTTGCCAAATGCTCTCTAGCAGTGCCTCAG GACTCCAGTGTCACACAGCTGACTCAGGACCTTGCCAAAACTTTGGGGTTGAAAATCCGTAAAGCTTATGTGAGGAGTAAG cctGCCTTGAATGTTTTGAGAGGATCAAGTTATCAAGATGCATCATGTGACAAG TTTTCTTATGGCTCAGATTCGGTTGAAAATATAGAAATTG AAGTGCCTCAGTTAACCCAGGATAGCAGTGTTTTGACTCCAGGACCAGCTCCCATCCAACCTCCGGTGGCAGTGCACCTACCTCTGAATGAAGCAGTGGTGGATGAACTCCCCTCTACCAACAATATTTCATCTGTCCCCTCGTCGGAACCTCCGGGCTTCGAATCTGTCGCCCTGCCTGTGTCTGCATCCACGTCCGATCCCCTCCCTGCACTCACATTCGTAAATGGGTGCCGAGCCAGTAAGCCTTACCCAATTCTTGATACTAGTCAAGATTTTGATACAGACATCATTGGGGACGACCTAGATGATCTTCTGGACCAAGCTGGCCCCGAATCTACTATG GTTATTCCTACGGTGAAGGGGCCTCTTCCTTTACCTGCCAGTATTGCCTCAGGCAGTTCCATGTCAAGTCCATTCCTGATGCCATCGCACATCAACCCTTTTCTCCCCAGTGGTCCACATCAGTGCACTGTAACGCTGCCACCTCTCTATCACAAGTCGGGGTCAAGTGCGTATTTTGGTATGGACACTTTTGACCCCATTTCACCACCACTGGACTCTCTGGATAGTCTCAGCATATCAGACTATAAACCAG TTTCAGATTATGCTCCAAGTGCATTCATTCCACAG ATCAACAATAATGACACCCCAATGGGGATGGCTGTGGGTATGCCTGATGTGAaaggcctccctgctgctgttgaTTTAGCAAAGAACCCCCTAGCTGAAACACATGAATTCAAACAAGCCTGTTCAGTGTGCTATGTCAAAACTG GGCCTGGAGTGTTGGATTACACACTTCATACGGAAGACCATAAATGCAAAAAGGATGTATTACTTGGCAGAATCAAGCATTTGCCAGACAAAACATGGAAACTCATTCGACCCAGACCAACAAAAACTCAATATGTTGGACCTTATTACATTTGCAAag AGGTGGCTGTTGGAAAAGATTGCTTGTATCCTGGCCACTGCACATTTGCATACTGCCAAGAAGAAATTGATGTTTGGACTCTGGAGCGGAAAGGATTTATCTCCAGAGAACTGCTTTTCGATCCTTTTGGGCCAAACTCCAACGTCAGGTTGACTGTTCCCAAGATCTTACAGGAGCATCATGGGATATTCATGTTTCTCTGTGgg GTGTGCTTTGACCACAAACCCAGAATAATCAGCAAGACCAACAAAGATGACCCTTCACTTTGTTCTCATCCTGTGACAAAGCATGACTTTGAGGATCATAA GTGCCTGGTCCACATTTTAAAAGAGAATACAGTCCGGTATTCCAAAATAAGACCCTTGAGTCCCCATTGCCAGCTGGATCTTTGTCGCCACGAAGTCCGGTACGGTTGCGTGAGAGAGGATGACTGTTTCTACGCCCACAGCCTCATCGAGCTGAAGGTCTGGATGATGCAGCATGAGCTTG GTATCACTCACGAAAACATTGTCCAAGAGGCTAATAAGTTTTGGAATGCAACAGCTTCATTGCAGGGAGCTCAG CAGCTTCCCAGTACACTGAGAAGATTTGGGCCTCCGAATCTGAAGATGATGTTTGTTTGTGGCCAGTGCTGGAGAAACGGCCAACTAAGTGAAGCTGACAAAAACAAGAAGTATTGCACAGCCAAGGCAAGACATAC gTGGGCAAAAGACAGGCGGGTGGTGCTTGTAAGTTCCCATGAAAGGAAAAAGTGGACAACTGTAAGAACGCTTCCAACCAAAAAACCCATCCCATCTCAATTTGAG ATTTGCATGCATGTGACAGCTGGCAAGAAGTGTCAGTACATTGGGAACTGCACATTTGCTCACAGTGTGGAAGAAAGAGACCTTTGGACCTACATGAAGGAAAACAACA TTGGAGATATGGATCAACTTTATGAGCAATGGCTGCAGTCTCAAAGGCCTGGCTGGGGTGATGAAACTTCCACTAACTCGGTCAGGGAAAATGGGAAACAGATCCACATGCCAACTGACTACGCAGAGGAAGTG GCTGGCAATCATTGTTGGCTCTGTGGTAAAAACTGCAACAGTGAGAAGCAGTGGCAGCAGCATATCActtcagaaaaacacaaagaacgAGTTTTCAACTCTGAGGATGATCAGAATTGCTGGCAGTATCGATTTCCCACAGGCACTTTCAAAGTTTGTGAGAG GTTCCTCAAAGGCACGTGCACAGAGGATGACTTGTGTAAGCTGGCTCACGGGGAGCAGGAACTAAAAGAATGGAGGGAGCGCAGGGAATTCCTTTTGATGAAACTTGCCAAAGCCACAAAAGACCATCTTATAGCACCAAATGACAATGACTTTGGAAAATACAGTTTTCTGCTTAAAGACATTAAATAA